In Triticum urartu cultivar G1812 chromosome 6, Tu2.1, whole genome shotgun sequence, the following proteins share a genomic window:
- the LOC125513845 gene encoding transcription factor LAF1-like, translated as MGCKACDKPRPSYRKGLWSPEEDQKLRDYILRHGHGCWSALPAKAGLQRNGKSCRLRWINYLRPGLKHGMFSPEEEETVMSLHAALGNKWSRIARHLPGRTDNEVKNYWNSYLKKRVEGGKETPPAASFAADSDGSQSPSPGEFSAAQERPSNSGSSEPPHESSSADSSCLTVTEPTACRAHAPVAPKVMFADWLNMDYIGGQVAAAAPGPEAAGVVGAGSGDHRQITSQGSAQVDGPPGVEDPLHGGFGDSGTCWEFLEQFDSMDQMQAGGGFCDLLSMTEFFGLN; from the exons ATGGGGTGTAAGGCGTGCGACAAGCCCAGGCCGAGCTACCGGAAGGGGCTGTGGTCGCCGGAGGAGGACCAGAAGCTGCGCGATTACATTCTCCGGCACGGCCACGGCTGCTGGAGCGCGCTTCCCGCCAAAGCCG GGCTCCAGCGGAACGGCAAGAGCTGCAGGCTGCGGTGGATCAACTACCTGCGGCCGGGGCTGAAGCACGGCATGttctcgccggaggaggaggagacggTGATGAGCCTCCACGCCGCCCTCGGCAACAA GTGGTCGAGGATCGCACGGCATTTACCGGGGAGGACCGACAACGAGGTGAAGAACTACTGGAACTCGTATCTCAAGAAGAGGGTCGAGGGCGGCAAGGAGACGccgccggcggcgagcttcgccGCGGACTCGGACGGGTCCCAGAGCCCGAGCCCAGGGGAGTTCAGTGCGGCGCAGGAACGGCCGTCGAACTCCGGCTCGTCGGAGCCGCCGCACGAGTCGTCGTCGGCCGACTCGAGCTGCCTGACCGTGACCGAGCCTACCGCCTGCAGGGCCCACGCGCCCGTGGCTCCCAAGGTGATGTTCGCGGATTGGCTCAACATGGACTACATCGGTGGccaggtggcggcggcggcaccTGGCCCGGAAGCCGCGGGGGTGGTTGGCGCAGGAAGCGGCGATCATCGTCAGATCACGAGCCAGGGGTCCGCGCAGGTCGATGGGCCACCCGGCGTGGAGGACCCCCTGCACGGCGGCTTCGGCGACAGCGGCACCTGCTGGGAGTTCCTGGAGCAGTTCGACAGCATGGATCAGATGCAGGCCGGCGGCGGGTTCTGCGACCTGCTCTCCATGACCGAGTTCTTCGGCCTCAACTAG